GTgtagagaattttttcctaatagctCATCTACTTTCACCCTCTTTTAGCTTAgaaccatcaccccttgtcctattgctccTGCTCAAACATCTGTCCCCTTCTTTCTTATGGGCTCCCTTTAAGTATTTAAGTATTAAGTATTGAAAGGCCACAAGAAGATCtgcctggagccttctcttctccaagctgaacaaacccaatTCTCCCAGTCTGTCTTCatggctccagccctctgatcaccttcaTGTCCCTCCACTGGACCCTTTTCAATAATCCCATGTTTTTCATGTGCTAAGAACTCCAGAatagaggaaaggagaagaattaCCTCTCCCAACCCACTGCCTGTGCTTCCCTATCCCCCTCCCAGTCCCATCTTGGATTATCTTTTAACTTCCCTTTGATAATCCAGGCTGAGTTATCTAATTTTAGagtgggaaagagagaaatgcaTCGAATTCAGACACTTACAATgaagctttgtctttttttgtagACATTTTCACATGGCACCCACTATTTCACCAGTGGCCATGATAACATTATTCCAGTTTTTCTTGGTACTGCCACTCCCATGCTGAACCATTCCATGAGGAAATCACTCAAAAAACCCACTCAGGGACttgtgtctggaaaaaaatggaaaaaaattaaaaagagcaggaaggagagagggagacagCAGAGAGAACCAGAGCTGGTTCTCCTTTGGAGCAGCTGTAAgacttgggtttggtttttttttatgccctGTCTTCTGTAAAACTAGATTGTATCAAGCCTACAAAGAGCTGGGTTACAAGCCCCTGTGGATTAGAGATGCTCAGCCCTTTATTTATCtataaatacttcatttttaatcCCCTTCCACTGAGTAAAGTCAATGCTTCTCCATTCCAGTTGCCTGCACTTCCCTCTCCCATTCCTTTCTCTCATTCCTCCCCCTCTTTCCAATCTGTGTCTTTCAGGTTACCCATTTTTTGGCAACATCACAGTGATCAGGAGCTGTGAGGAGGAATGCATCTCCAACAATGGGATAGGGGCATCCAAACCCAAGTCCTGCTGCTACACTGACCTCTGTACTGATGACACCAGGAGCTCCAATGGGGTGGGAAGAAGCTCTGCAGCTTTGGGGATGATGTCCATGGTTGTTGGCATCCTCCTCCAGTGTGCTCTGTAATCCTCAAACATCTTCACTCCTCCCTCTGCCAAGCTGCCTTGTGAACTCTTAGATGCCTTGGAAAAAACCTTCTTCCCTGATGTGTGGCTTCATCCATCTTCAGAGCTGGGAATTCCAGAGGATTCAAGCTGAGAGTTTAGGCACCTGGACCTAAAACTCTCCAGTTCCCACTCACCAGATGCTCAGCAGATGTTCTTCAcctttcagctgcttctgtccCCCAGGATCCACATCTCACCCTGCAGTTTTCCTCTGGGGAGAGAAGCAGGGGGTGCTCTGGGGTCAGCAAGAGCTGGGGCTGTATGCATACTGGCAGTGgacaatgatttatttttttttgtccccaagTCTCAAGTTTCTATGCAACATGCATCCCTGGgtctttattttattcctttgcacaatcccccccaaaaatcctGCAACCTTCTACCAGGGGCTtggtttatttccatttttagtgCCACCTCCTGAGTCAGGGCAGCAGATGGATGCTGGGCACTGCTCATGACTTTATCAGCAGGGTTTGGTTTGTAGTTGCAGTTGCACTTAAATCTCTCTAGAATAAGGTGTGGAATGACCTCAGAAGGGTTCAGTCTTCATGTGTTGAGGTGGGATGTGTTTCTGGAAAGCTCAAAACACGCGCTGGACTAGCAGGCCAGACGAGGTTAGACCCAAAATAGCCAATTTGGGAGTTTGGCAAATCAAAACCTTCAGCAGTTTTTTGCTTGAGCTTGTGTTGCAGACAGAGCTCCTGGGTTTCTCTTCCCAGATGTTTTCCAGCCCATTTTAATCAACTTCTTCTGTTATTCTGCCCTCCCCCATCCCTTCAGAGCAgggaatgaaggaaaagaaaagtgatgGTTATCCCGGACCCTTCAGCTCTGGTTGACATCTCCACCAAGTCACAGGTGAggatttgctgtgttttcctttggagCAGCTGTAAGACttgagttttggggttttttgccctGTCTTCTGTAAAACTAGATGAGGTCAAAGCAGATGCAAATGTGCTCAGCTCACAGCTCTCTGTGAGCAGGGGAGAGCCAGAGAAATTGCCATTTGCTGGGTTCCTCTTCCTCATCCAGAAGACAACAAGAGCAAGGGCAAAGTGAAGCATCCCATGCACCATCCTTGTTCATTCATTCCATCCTTGCAACCTTCTTTACAGTAAAGTCTATTTTAACTCTGTTTCCACAAGATATCAGCCAGGAAACCAAAGGAATAAGGagggaaacacttttttttttcaccatttaaaCTTTGATAAGCCATTGCATTCCTTGGCAGAAAGCTCCATGCAAGCTCAAGAAGAGGATAAGatccttttccttctggagtTGGAATGCTCTGTGCTTCACTAAATCATCCTCAGCTTCCCTGAGACAGGATCTCAAGGATGAGGTctacaggagggaaaaaaaaggccacTGGGAGGATGAAGACTGGGAGCAACTCAAATGATAATATTACACCCAGCCTTGCAGACACAGAGCACCAACTTTTGCTTCCTACTCATCTGTTGTCTGCTCCAAAACCAGTCTGATGGCCTTTTCCACCCTGGATTCAAATTCTGGAGTAAGTCACAGTCCCCAGTGGCAtttccagcctggctggagGTTCCTGTGCTCCGCTCAACCTGGGCTGAACTTTTCCTCCACCCATTGCACGTGTAGATGGGGCAGGGTCTGGATacagagggactgggagggtGAGGGTTCCCTTCTGGGTGGGAATCTAGCAAATAAAGTTGGATCCTTCCAGTTTTCAGCCTGCAGCATCTTTCTTCTGTGCTCACCTTTTGCCCAAGGAGGGAGCATGGGACAACCCAGGCTCT
This DNA window, taken from Calypte anna isolate BGI_N300 chromosome 2, bCalAnn1_v1.p, whole genome shotgun sequence, encodes the following:
- the LOC103531781 gene encoding secreted Ly-6/uPAR-related protein 1, with protein sequence MKSLLLGLLLGLASIELAHSLRCYTCKEPTDIAQCRKPTLCPPKATVCTTTLLSVDSGYPFFGNITVIRSCEEECISNNGIGASKPKSCCYTDLCTDDTRSSNGVGRSSAALGMMSMVVGILLQCAL